Below is a window of Terriglobales bacterium DNA.
TTTGGCCCACTTCGATGCTTTGAATTGGCCCACCCCGGCAAAGCCGAGCATCCTGCCGAAGAGGCGGGAGGCTTGGGATGGAGCGGAGAGCGAAGGTGGAACTGTTCGAGCAGATTCGTCGGGAATACGAGTTCGGGCTTGGGACCATCCAGGGAGTTGCGGCCAAGCTGGGAGTGCATCGGCGGATGGTGCGTCAGGCGTTGGCGAATGCCGAGCCGCCGGCGCGCAAGCAGGGTCAACGGGAACGGCCGGTAATCGGGCCGCTGCGGCCCTTCATTGAGGCTATCCTGGCGGCCGACCGTAAGGCGCCGCGCAAGCAGCGTCACACCGCGCACCGGATCTTCGAGCGGATCCGGAGCGAGCAACCGGAGTACAAGGTGGCCGAGGTGACGGTGCGGCAGTATGTGCGCGAACGCAAACGGGAGTTGGGTTGGTCAACGCGCGTGACCTGCGTGCCGCAGAACTACGCGCCGGGGCAGGAAGGCCAGGTCGATTGGTACGAGGCGTGGGCGGAGTTGAGCGGCGCGCCAGTTAAGCTGCAGGTATTTTCGTTGCGCAGCATGGCGAGCGGTGCCGCTTTCCATCGGGCCTATCAGCACGCGACGCAGCAAGCGTTTCTCGAGGCCCACGAGCACGCGTTCCATTATTTTGGCGGAGTTTTCCGGCTCCTCAGGTATGACAACCTGAAGAGCGCGGTGAAGAAGATTCTGCGCGGCCATCGCCGCGAGGAGACGACGTGCTTCATCGCCTTCCGCTCGCACTGGCGCTTCGAGAGCGATTTTTGCACGCCGGCGGAACCGCACGAGAAAGGCGGGATCGAGAGCGAGGCCGGCTACTTCCGGCGCAATCACTGGGTGCCGCTGCCACAAGCGCGGGACCTGGACGAGCTCAACGCGCAACTGCTGGCTGCCTGTCACGCAGATGAGCGGCGCCAGATCGCCGGCCATCACCAGAGCGTCGGCGCGGCGATGATCGAGGAGCGCGCCCAGCTACTGCCGCTCGCCGAGCAAGGTTTCGAGCTGGTGGAGCTGTCATTCCCGTGCGTGGACGGGCTCGGCTGCGTGCGGGTGCGGACCAATCTCTATTCGGCGCCGGCGCCGCCCGGACGAACCGTCGAGGTGCGGCTTTATCCGAGTCATGTCGAAGTGCGGGATGAGGGCCACTGCATCGCGCGTCACGCACGCTGCTACGAGCGGCACCAACAGGTGCTCGACCTCGAGCATTATCTCGACGTGCTGGAGCGTAAGCCGGGTGCGCTGATCGGGTCGAAGCCGCTCGCCGCCTGGCGCCAACGAGGACTGTGGCCGGAGAGTTACGATCGGCTGCTCGACGAGTTGAGGCGCCGCAACGGCCAACCAAGCGGCACCCGCCAGATGATTCAGGTGCTGAGCCTGATCAAAGCGCACGGCCACGAGCGGGTGCGCGCGGCGATAGAAGAGGCGATCGCGCTGGGCTGTGCCGACGCCGCGGCGGTGCGGCATCTGGTGGAAGCGGCCGACCTGACCCATGCGCGCGACGCGCTCATCGAGCTGGACGCCCTGTCACGCTTTGAACGACCGCTGCCGGTAATGACCGATTACGACGGACTGCTCGGCCAGGAGGTGACGCCGTGAACGCGCAGAGCGTCGCCCTCGAAGCGGCCACCATCCGGCAGCAGTGCAAGGTGCTGCGGATGCCGACCATCGCGGCGCAGTGCGCGCCACTAGCCGAACAGGCGGTGCGCGAACGCCGCACCCATCTCGGCTATCTCGAAGCGCTGTTGCAAGCCGAACTCGAAGAACGGGAACAACGCCTGATCGAGCGGCGCATCCGCGAAGCCCGTCTGCCACGACTGAAGACGCTGGAGGAGTTCGAGTTCGCGCGTAA
It encodes the following:
- a CDS encoding ATP-binding protein; translation: MNAQSVALEAATIRQQCKVLRMPTIAAQCAPLAEQAVRERRTHLGYLEALLQAELEEREQRLIERRIREARLPRLKTLEEFEFARNPKVSAQQIHELAKGDYIAKAEPIIFIGDSDPAT
- the istA gene encoding IS21 family transposase, translated to MELFEQIRREYEFGLGTIQGVAAKLGVHRRMVRQALANAEPPARKQGQRERPVIGPLRPFIEAILAADRKAPRKQRHTAHRIFERIRSEQPEYKVAEVTVRQYVRERKRELGWSTRVTCVPQNYAPGQEGQVDWYEAWAELSGAPVKLQVFSLRSMASGAAFHRAYQHATQQAFLEAHEHAFHYFGGVFRLLRYDNLKSAVKKILRGHRREETTCFIAFRSHWRFESDFCTPAEPHEKGGIESEAGYFRRNHWVPLPQARDLDELNAQLLAACHADERRQIAGHHQSVGAAMIEERAQLLPLAEQGFELVELSFPCVDGLGCVRVRTNLYSAPAPPGRTVEVRLYPSHVEVRDEGHCIARHARCYERHQQVLDLEHYLDVLERKPGALIGSKPLAAWRQRGLWPESYDRLLDELRRRNGQPSGTRQMIQVLSLIKAHGHERVRAAIEEAIALGCADAAAVRHLVEAADLTHARDALIELDALSRFERPLPVMTDYDGLLGQEVTP